Proteins from a single region of Deinococcus roseus:
- a CDS encoding class I SAM-dependent rRNA methyltransferase, producing MSNVVLSKRGFERFKTRHPWVYKSDTLSLPQEVGIFPVEEETGRVLGYALVNARSEISVRVLTYWKEASVDILIARVHAALDFRESLNIDADSYRLIHAEADELPALVVDRYQDFLVVQNGSAAMEVYLPEILEVLIERLQPTGILGRFENKNRELEGLSTENTVLYGEVPDTIECREGEVRYLVNPYTGQKTGAFLDQRENRTLLGQYAAGRGLDVFSYHGSFGLHLAGGCDHLECIDVSEDALRRAEENMQLNGFEHVVFTAANAFDRLRELEKAGEKFDTISLDPPAFAKRRKDLDAAYGAYKELNLRCMKLLAPGGILASSSCSFHVSDSDFYEMLGDAARDAGRRFRILERKTQASDHPEMLGVPETRYLKFALLQAMD from the coding sequence ATGTCAAATGTTGTGCTGAGCAAAAGAGGGTTTGAGCGCTTCAAAACCCGCCATCCCTGGGTCTACAAATCCGACACCCTGAGTTTGCCCCAGGAAGTGGGCATTTTTCCCGTTGAGGAAGAAACCGGGCGGGTGCTGGGATACGCCCTGGTGAATGCCCGCAGTGAAATCAGCGTGCGGGTGCTGACCTACTGGAAAGAAGCCAGTGTGGACATCCTGATCGCCCGTGTGCATGCCGCTCTGGATTTCCGGGAAAGCCTGAACATCGACGCAGACAGTTACCGCCTGATCCACGCCGAAGCGGACGAACTGCCTGCCCTGGTGGTGGACAGATACCAGGATTTCCTGGTGGTGCAAAACGGCTCTGCTGCCATGGAGGTCTATTTGCCAGAGATTCTGGAGGTGCTGATCGAGCGCCTGCAACCCACAGGCATCCTGGGCCGCTTTGAGAACAAAAACCGCGAACTGGAAGGCCTGAGCACCGAAAACACCGTGCTGTATGGCGAGGTTCCGGACACCATCGAATGCCGTGAAGGTGAAGTGCGTTACCTGGTGAATCCCTACACCGGCCAGAAAACTGGAGCTTTCCTGGACCAGCGTGAGAACCGCACCCTGCTGGGTCAGTACGCTGCAGGACGGGGGCTGGATGTATTCAGTTACCACGGTTCTTTCGGGCTGCATCTGGCTGGCGGGTGCGACCACCTGGAATGCATCGATGTCTCCGAAGATGCCCTCAGACGGGCTGAGGAGAACATGCAGCTCAACGGTTTTGAGCATGTGGTTTTCACTGCTGCCAACGCCTTTGACCGCCTGCGTGAACTGGAAAAAGCTGGAGAAAAATTCGACACCATCAGCCTGGACCCCCCCGCTTTTGCCAAACGCCGCAAGGACCTGGACGCTGCTTATGGGGCTTACAAAGAACTGAACCTGCGCTGCATGAAACTGCTGGCCCCCGGAGGCATTCTGGCCAGTTCCAGCTGTTCTTTCCACGTTTCAGACAGCGACTTTTACGAGATGCTGGGAGACGCTGCCCGCGATGCTGGCCGCAGGTTCCGCATTCTGGAACGCAAAACCCAGGCCTCTGACCACCCCGAAATGCTGGGTGTCCCTGAGACCCGTTACCTGAAATTTGCTTTGCTGCAAGCGATGGATTGA
- a CDS encoding DUF3248 domain-containing protein: MTGHEEITPELHRSLDQLAGQLVWKIGRDEETDEMIVRVGFASSAPRFARKSKLRAATDADVAQALKTGEYRVEWIE; encoded by the coding sequence ATGACGGGCCACGAAGAAATCACCCCAGAGCTGCACCGTTCGCTGGACCAGCTGGCAGGTCAACTGGTCTGGAAAATTGGCCGGGATGAAGAAACCGATGAGATGATTGTGCGGGTGGGGTTTGCTTCCTCTGCACCCCGTTTTGCCCGCAAGAGCAAACTGCGGGCCGCCACCGATGCCGATGTGGCCCAGGCCCTGAAAACCGGGGAGTACCGGGTGGAATGGATTGAGTGA
- a CDS encoding DUF3809 domain-containing protein, protein MQVQTSLSCSISHPGSPQDALNFIQDPHQSLAKVKFIRDLHIVDGKVRAKFAVNVPMLGEQLIPFQSIIHPTEDGATLESTQLDKPAWAEVSGKARLEGSDLHYDLEVTVHFEIPEAQKWGGNAFLKMVEATAKQTLDKVSKEFPRALKEAVGA, encoded by the coding sequence ATGCAAGTACAGACTTCCCTCAGTTGCAGCATCTCCCACCCCGGAAGCCCTCAAGATGCCCTGAACTTCATTCAGGACCCTCACCAGAGCCTTGCCAAGGTCAAATTCATCCGTGATTTGCACATTGTGGATGGCAAGGTGCGGGCCAAATTTGCCGTCAATGTGCCCATGCTGGGCGAGCAACTGATTCCCTTCCAGAGCATCATCCATCCCACCGAAGATGGAGCCACCCTGGAATCCACCCAGCTGGACAAACCTGCCTGGGCAGAAGTCAGCGGCAAAGCCCGTCTGGAAGGCTCCGATTTGCATTACGACCTGGAGGTCACCGTGCACTTCGAGATTCCCGAGGCCCAGAAATGGGGCGGAAATGCCTTCCTGAAAATGGTGGAGGCCACTGCAAAACAGACCCTGGACAAGGTGTCCAAGGAGTTTCCCCGTGCCCTCAAAGAAGCGGTGGGCGCATAA